One stretch of Rissa tridactyla isolate bRisTri1 chromosome 21, bRisTri1.patW.cur.20221130, whole genome shotgun sequence DNA includes these proteins:
- the SYT2 gene encoding synaptotagmin-2, translated as MTFKQASMMAPEATATTMPVATMENSTEAAGPGESKEDMFTKLRDKFMNELNKIPLPPWALIAIAVVAGLLILTCCFCICKKCCCKKKKNKKEKGKGMKNAMNMKDMKSGNQDDDDAETGLTEGEGEEEEKEPENLGKLQFSLDYDFQANQLTVGILQAAELPALDMGGTSDPYVKVFLLPDKKKKYETKVQKKTLNPAFNETFTFKVPYQELGGKTLVMAIYDFDRFSKHDIIGEVKVPMNTVDLGQPIEEWRDLQSGEKEEPEKLGDICISLRYVPTAGKLTVCILEAKNLKKMDVGGLSDPYVKIHLLQNGKRLKKKKTTVKKKTLNPYFNESFSFEIPFEQIQKVQVVITVLDYDKLGKNEAIGKIFTGCNSTGTELRHWSDMLANPRRPIAQWHSLKPEEEVDAALGKNK; from the exons ATGACGTTCAAGCAAGCGTCCATGATGGCCCCGGAGGCCACGGCCACCACGATGCCCGTGGCCACGATGGAGAACTCCACCGAGGCTGCGGGGCCAGGCGAGAGCAAGGAGGACATGTTCACCAAGCTGAGGGACAAGTTCATGAATGAGCTCAACAAGATCCCCC TGCCACCCTGGGCCCTCATCGCTATCGCGGTGGTAGCTGGACTCCTCATCCtcacctgctgcttctgcatctgCAAGAAGTGCTGCTgcaagaagaagaagaacaagaaagagaaGGGCAAAGGCATGAAGAATGCCATGAACATGAAGGACATGAAGTCAGGCAATCAG GATGACGATGATGCGGAGACGGGTCTGACGGAgggggaaggtgaggaggaggagaaggagccggAGAACCTGGGCAAGCTGCAGTTCTCACTGGACTATGATTTCCAGGCGAACCAG cTGACAGTGGGGATCCTCCAAGCTGCTGAACTGCCAGCTTTGGACATGGGTGGCACCTCAGACCCATACGTCAAGGTGTTCCTGCTTCctgacaagaagaaaaagtatgAGACCAAAGTGCAGAAGAAGACACTCAACCCTGCCTTCAACGAGACCTTCACCTTCAAG GTCCCCTACCAGGAACTGGGTGGGAAGACGCTGGTGATGGCCATCTACGACTTCGATCGCTTCTCCAAGCACGACATCATCGGCGAGGTGAAGGTGCCCATGAACACGGTGGACCTGGGCCAGCCCATTGAGGAGTGGCGGGACCTGCAGAGTGGTGAGAAGGAGGAG CCAGAGAAGCTAGGAGATATCTGCATCTCCCTCCGCTACGTGCCCACGGCCGGGAAACTCACTGTCTGCATCCTGGAGGCCAAGAACCTGAAGAAGATGGATGTTGGGGGTCTCTCAG ATCCCTACGTGAAGATCCACCTGCTGCAGAACGGCAAGAGGTTGAAGAAGAAGAAGACCACAGTCAAGAAGAAGACCCTGAACCCCTACTTCAATGAGTCCTTCAGCTTTGAGATCCCCTTTGAGCAGATACAG AAAGTGCAAGTGGTCATCACAGTGCTGGACTATGACAAGCTGGGGAAGAACGAAGCCATCGGCAAGATCTTCACAGGCTGCAACTCCACTGGCACGGAGCTGCGGCACTGGTCCGACATGCTGGCCAACCCCCGGCGGCCCATTGCCCAGTGGCACTCACTGAAGCCAGAGGAAGAAGTAGACGCAGCTCTCGGGAAAAACAAATAG